caaaataaataatatttatataaatttatgtgAAAAGTCAACTAACTGTGTTTTTGAAATGATAGAGTATATTTTAAACGAGGGAGTATCTGAGAACGGATCATATAAGAAGATAAGAAGCTGGCCACAAGACCGGACCTGGCCAAACTGAAAATTTGGCATTAGCAGGGTTTTTATTCTCCATGAAAATTTCCTACCTAACCCCGGCCACCGGCTCGTcctgatgcatgcatccactgGATCGGAGTGATCCCCGAATTAAGgtccacatgcatgcatgctgtaGCTACGATCGACCTACGAGGCACATTTTCCTGCTCTATTTTTTGGTGCGAACCGAAATATGCAATTAACTGTCGGTAGTATATATATTCCTAGTATCTTTTATTTCCTTCTCAAACAAACTAACAAGATTAGTGTTACACATATAAGCCATCCTAGGAGGGTATAAATTAAGGAATAAGAAGAATAACTTAACCAGTAGTATATATGGCCGAAGCTTCTATCAGCTATAGGGCTTGTTTGGAGAGCTTAAGATTTTAAGAAACAGCTGGTTGGTAGCTAGCTTCTGAGAATATGTAAAAGCTGGGTTCCCAacttctggcttctagttcatttttctggattctacaactatagCTTCTCAGAATATGGACCAAAAGCTAgactgtttggggagcttctgattctggAAGAAGCTGCAACAACTATAGATATATACTCCCCCAAACTGGGCTGTACTTTGTTTAGAATTTTTAGCTTACCAAACAATTTAGATCTCACCAGGATTTAAAATCTGTAATTATAAGAtaagataaaatagaaaaattaagTAACATAGCTAATACATCAGTTAGCTACTAACATATAAAAATCTCGAGCTTTCCTAGCAATAGTTGCTtcttccatcctaaaatataagatattttttatttgatgtgacacatcttaataCTAAAAATCTATACGTATTTTAATATTACAAATGTagaagtaatttatatttttgaatTACAGAGTGAATATGCCATAGTGGTAGTACGATGCATATGGTACATCTATATAAGCAACAGCGACAACTCATGAGGGATATGAGCTAGTAGTACTTGATTTTTTGGGTCGGTCGAAATGTTAGAAGCTAGTAAGAGGCGCAATGTAGCTTGTAGCTATCAGGGGGGCCCGGCCGCAAAACTGGAAATTAGTTAACAGGCCGGTGTCGCCATGTGTATTATCTGCTCCGGCCACCACTTGCTTTGAGCCGACAAGCCTAGCCACATCTCTCCATCGATCCACCATGCATATGCATCCAGCCATTAACAGATAACTGTTGCTATGCCTATGCTAATCCATCTCTCTCTCATATAGTATATgctaaaaccattttgattgTGGCCGTATTAATTAAATTAGTGTACGCATGTCTCTATCGTTCAATGTTGACATAATGATGAAATTCTTGCGAAGCAAAAATTAATTGTTACGGAGCTCAGTAAaactttaattaattatataactTTGTGAGTGTGCTAGTACGGTGAGAAGATCGCAAGAAAGCACCTATATATGGTCGTCACTTGACTAGTGGGCGGCTGCCCCCACCATGCTAGGATCTGGAGTAGCTACCGCGAAGCACCGGCCATGAGCCCTAGTCACGACGCCACGGCCAACGGCCCACGCTATACTTCCGTGGTCTCAACAGATCGGAAGAAGGCTCTACATTTGCTATGCTCAATTTTGCAATGTTTTTGTGACATTAATTTCAATAGTTGAAAATACTACCTCATCATGTACTGGAAGTGAAATGTTTCGATTTGATTTGATTGTGTTTCACTATTTTAAGTTTTGGTTGTTATTACTTTCTTCAATTTTTCAATCATTGGAACGTAACCCAATTATTTCATACGTGGAAGGAAATTATACgtttcaatttaaatttgacaatgttttatttcctttattttatttctaaatATTGCATTCCACTTGTCTTGGTGTTTGGTATATCACGCTGGTTCTCTTTTATTACAGCTATTATATTCTAAATGTTTTATTGTCTGAAaattttgtttcacaatgtataagTTTGTTTTTTCAGTAACTATTAACTGATGAAGCAGTTTTAACGATTTCTTTTATCATATCAAACGGACTATCTCTAGTCGAGTCCTTTATAATTTATACGGACTAACAATATTTCTCAAGATGGGAGGTAAGAAAATTCTCACTCTGCTTTTCAATATATGAATCTGCTAAGTTTTGTTATAaaatttaaccattcgtctttgTTGAATAGTTCCACATTGACTGTGAAATGGCAAatgacctaagatataagtggggaaacccctcacctcaatggctagcttttggggtgggaaaggctATTTACGATCCTAcatgtggtatcagagcctggctAGTTTAACATCTCTAGCCCGATAGACATAGTGTGTGAAGGCCTGATGGACCGTGAGTGTCTGCGGGGCCCGTatacctgatggaccgtgggccTATCCTGTGGGGCCCGTATACGGTGAAAggctgagggacaccaatgtgtgaagggacagattgttgaatagtcccacattagTTATGGAAGGACaaaggacctaagatataagtgggggagcccctcacctcaacgACTAGCTTTTAGGGTAGGAAatgccctttacgatcctacaattttattcattttttttcaaattgtaATAATATAAGTAAAGTTTCTTTAGTGATAAATCAAGCCCTAACAAAAGAGAATAtatttcattaatttttttaactaaaacaATGATTAAACATTATGTAAAAAGTTAACATCGCTATATATTagaaaacggaggtagtacgagATTGAAATTATGAGGTAGTACCGCTAGCAAAGAAAAACAATCTTATTATTGGCTTTCATAGTGCATTGACGTGGCATTCAGCCCGAGCCAAATAGGTTGGAGATTCCACCACACGTCGAACTATTTTGTTGCTCTGAAGAACGCGGAGCCAAATGTTACCACAGGTACCTCGTCAAAATCTGCATCTTTGGATCCCACATTTCATGCCCCGCACCataaggaagggagagagaggaccgAGGAGAGGCACTTTGTCGCCATCCCCGCGCTCCACGCTGCCGAGCATATTGGACAGTGGAGGAGGGCGATGAGGTGAGGAGCGCTTCAGACCGCACCGGCGACACAACGCCGTGGCCACAGACGAAGGAGGGGTGAAAAAGGTGGGGAGAGGGGATAAACGTTGCCGTTGTTCTTGTCCTCTTCATCCCCTGATATAGTTGTGCCGGCGTCGCGTCAAGAGGAGAGAAGgtgaggtggcgccgacgtcgaGCTGTTGCCTTCGTCGCTTGGGACGCCCTCGTCACCTCCAGATCCACACCCgtgccgccgacctcgccgatgctttgggggaggagaggaagggtgGTACACCGGTGGAtctagccgccgctccgcctagTGTCGTCGCCGCATGGGCCCGACGGCTCGGCTCCCTCCACCCGGCGCCACTACTTCttgagctgctgctgccgctccgCCTGACTCCGTCTCCGCTCGATACCTTAGCTTCCTCCGCCAAGCGCCGTCACCTCGGTTTCCTTCACCCGGCgcctcgtcttcctccggcgGTGGGAAAGGCAGAGAGGATATAGGGGGAGATGAAAAGTGGGAGTGGATCTACAAGTGAGATCCACAATAAATAACTTGCACTACTGTGAAGCATATATCCTTTGAGGAGCTTGGTCCAGGTGGCAACGGAAGCGCAGCAAATGCGGTGGTCGCACTGCTATCTCCCTTATGGTAGGGACACAACGAATTAAGCGAACAAAAGCCAAGGGCCAAGGCCTGCACTCGTGCAGGCCAACGAGACCAGGATCAGCTAGCGTATATACGTCAACCACCTCCCTAATTAATCAACAACGGATGGAGGGCCGCTCCGTGGACATGTCGTCGTACAGCCGGAGCCAACGATCTCGATCGATCCACCCATATCAAGGAGAAGCGGCCTCATCGCCGGTGGCCAAGTCGACGAGGCGTGGTCCGTTGGTCCTGAAGCAGCTGCGGCGGATCTCGCCGACGTTCCTGTCAGTCCTCGGAACCTGGCTGAGCTTGACCATGGACTTGGCGAACTGCCTGAAGAATGCGGCCTTGTCCGCGGCGAACTGCCTGACGATTGGCGCCGTGATCCGGTCCTTGATGAGCGCCATATCGGAGGTGAACACCCCCTGCTTCCTGGTGAGCGCGACGTAGTAGGCGTTGTCGAAGGCGTCGGGCGTGACGACGTCCAGATTCTGCAGCCGGTTGGGGTCCTTGGTGCAGTTCACGGCCAGCTTCTTGGAGAAGGTGTCGTcctggcgggcggcgcggtcaCGGAAGAAGTCGCAGTGCGCCCTCCCGACGGTGTGGGCGCCGGAAAGCGCCACCAGGTCGGCGGCCTCTCTGAGGCCCTTGCTTCCGAATTTGTCGAGGAGAGCCTGGACGCTGGAGGTGCCCGGGCCCGGGAGTTGGTTGACGAGGCGCACCGGGGCCGGGGCGAGGCTGTCTTTTTGGCCGAGAGACACTGCGTACGAGGGTCccccggagacgacgacggcgtcacGGGTGGCGAGCGCGGagatgtcggcgcaggagacggtgGGGCCGCATGCTGCATGCACCTTGGCGCGGATGTCGTCGACGAGCTGCAGCGCCCGCGGCTGCAGCGTCAGGTTTGGGCCCATGCCCTGCTCTGAGTTGCTGCCTCCCCTCAGATACACCGATGCATCGCACCCCTGCACATGCATATGCAGCATGTTCAGTTGAGTACAACATTATTGTTCGTACGTACGTGCGAATATAGGAGTATGTTCTTGCGTGCGTGCCTGCGGGAGGCAGTCGTGGAAGAAGAtgcggaggaggccggcggcgagggcgatcTCTTGCTGCAGCGCGGCTTGCACTGAGGAGCGCACGATGGCCTCCAGCGGCGGGCACGACGCCGCGTGGAAGTCCACAGACAactcggctgctgctgctgttggtgaGGAGAtaaggaggacggcgacgaaggAGACCAGCTCCAGGACGGGCAGTCTCCTCGCTGCAGCCATCTTAATTTGGCTCTCTGCTCTCACTcttgataaatatttttttttcaagtttatactACTTTATTTGGGCAACTATTTGTGGCTTTTATAAGTTGTCGACTTGTCGCTCTTTAAATTTCGTTCTTACGGTTCTTTTTCCATTTTCTTCCCACCAGAATAAAAGCTTCCCTGATTTCTTTCCACTTTCGTCTATGTGATGTGATAGGCCAGACTACTGATGTGAAATATCCATTTTACACATGCCCCCTTCTCTTAAtttccctcctctctttatCCACCATGttttagatttcgatcacttgtGACAATGACTTAACTCCGGGGAATCATGGAAAGCGTCGCCGCCATCTTATCTACTAGCTAGACATGCACAGGTCAGGGGCGACGAGATGCACCGGCCAACCACCCCCCCTTCCCCCATATTCCCTCTACCTTCATCATGCCTGCCTCATTGACTATATGTGCCTCTGCCTCTACCTCTGCTCCCCTACACCAGCATCAACAGTCCCTACTTCTACACTCACCCTTCACCGCAAACACTCTCGTTCTTTTTAGCCCTCGCTTCCCTGCTAAGCTCGTGTCAACTTTGAGCTCACTGACGCCATCACCGCCGAGTGTGTGGCAGTGGCGGCCAAGTCATCGTGGAAGGGCATCGAGCGGCAGTTGCAGCGAATGTCGAAGTACATCAAATTGTTTTCGGTGATGACTTGCCTAGCATCGCTAGCTCATTGAACCCAAGCGTATATCTCCTCCGGTGCCACCTCGTTGAGCCCATATCAGAGCTCGGTGCTCGATGGATGAGGGAGGAGACAGAGGAAGAAGAGATAagatgtagcgcccgttccgtcgtggcgcctagcgggaaaattatctcttaaaaaccctaattgcgaaatttgtttctttgcttgttgtctagtgtccgtgccatctcaagatctcaatccgcGATCGATCGTCGAgatcaattccgaatccaatttgtcggtgacatgggaccgggagtatcatgacttagagacttgaggcagacacgatcacccacgtggcctaaccccctcgggggggtcgggcccgagggtgatacggccgcccttctctttgtctccccgaggggtcggaccgctcccgtctcggccccgagggctggggcgccccgaccccttgtggattttgcgccgcgtgtatgggttaggtgagcgcagcggcgctcacctaaccgcatttattgcggtttggacgagcgcgtcacgccgcatgtaacgcagtgcagcgcgctcgtttatccggtctgtgaccggtcatataccggtcagatcgtgggttaggtggcgacaggcggtctgacgcacgcctcgccccatcccgtcaggacgagagcctccaagcactcgtccctagccggaaccggcgtgttagctcctggagatggcacgttggttccggtcagatatatgccaggcttcatcctaaccattacaggcaagatgttgtatgaagaagggcgaacatgcagattgttaaactgacacgtggtggacaagaatgaccgatttgtgaccggtcagacaatggtcatgtcgtcagcagacagccatgttcccacgtcgcgcctgcttccggcggaagtggaggtaggtatgggccgtcccatcagaaggtcattcggacggcagccatacaaatctccgtccattaatgaagagaagtcaagtaagaaagagagggagagatggtgcatgtggtatccccttgagatataaaaggaggaccttgcccacttagaagaaaaaacgatcccagaacgatcgggggctggctcgcactttgtagcttcttcatacacagaccaccaaaacacaggagtagggtattacgcttctcagcggcccgaacctgtatacatcgcccgtgtcttgtgtgtttccactctcgcgaactttccacagaccaagagcttagaacctcacccagagcccccggccgaaccggctaaagggggcctgcgcggtctcccggtgaggagccccacgctccgtcatctggcgcgccaggtagggggctctgcgagtgatcttctgagctctcgcactctttcgtgtgcgccaagcttttcctgttcagcccaatggccgaacaagcaaaggcgcacaacctctctccgagtgttagcggtgacgacggggagccaaacccacgccgtcgagctcgtactccaccgccccctccacgccaaagtcctaggcgggaggaggtgctcgagagggtcgaaggatccacgacttcgacatccacgggtgatggggaagggcggcgagatggggagcgtcgcctcctcgtctacggcgacggtagcacgccccagggcgcgctccaagctgcgggcgcgctcctacgtcacccgcccattgtccctgacccggagtctccagcccaacgttggctggacgacgtggccaacttggtcatgacggcacggcagcgcctaggtgctggtgggcggtcctccgccaccaagacctctggcgctgctaccaccggctccgtatcgtcaaggcggagggcgcggcgagcggcggctgttgctcgccattcggccgccactccttcgtcagcgcctccgacccaggaagatctgcgtggggggccggatgcccgcatcgatatcgagcgccggtgtaatggccgacgtgctgcccacgcaacggagggcgcctcctcgtccggagtgtcacatcaacacggacgcggggatcagccctccgtgcccccggttggtggtgtcggctgtagagcctttgtggcgagccttcggaacgtccgttggcccccaaggttccggcccaccatcgccgaaaaatatgacgggagcgtcaaccccgccgagttcctccaggtctacacgaccgggatcgaggccgccgggggtgacgacagggtcatggcgaatttctttcccatggccctgaagggacaggcgcggggttggctaatgaacttgccacccgtgtccgtccactcttgggaggatttgtgccaacagttcaccatgaactttcaaggcacatatccgcgcccaggtgtagaagcggacttacatgcagtccagcgatgggatgatgagtcacttcgcttatacattcagcggttctgtcaagtccgcaacaccataccatgcatccctgcacacgcggtgatctacgcgttcagggggggtgtgcggcacaaccgcatgctcgaaaagatcgcctccaaagagccccagactaccgcggagctttttcagctcgcggaccgagtggctcgcaaggaggaggcctggacttggaacccctccggttccggtgtggcagcttcggccgccctcgggtccgccgctcggtcagggcggcgggacaggaggaggaagaagaggtcggcccattccgacgacgagggtcatgtcctcgccttCGAAGGCGTTTCgctggccacccgaaaggggaggcctgcgagcgaccaaaagaaggaagccgacgctccctgacctcg
This window of the Oryza sativa Japonica Group chromosome 4, ASM3414082v1 genome carries:
- the LOC136351045 gene encoding cationic peroxidase SPC4-like, coding for MAAARRLPVLELVSFVAVLLISSPTAAAAELSVDFHAASCPPLEAIVRSSVQAALQQEIALAAGLLRIFFHDCLPQGCDASVYLRGGSNSEQGMGPNLTLQPRALQLVDDIRAKVHAACGPTVSCADISALATRDAVVVSGGPSYAVSLGQKDSLAPAPVRLVNQLPGPGTSSVQALLDKFGSKGLREAADLVALSGAHTVGRAHCDFFRDRAARQDDTFSKKLAVNCTKDPNRLQNLDVVTPDAFDNAYYVALTRKQGVFTSDMALIKDRITAPIVRQFAADKAAFFRQFAKSMVKLSQVPRTDRNVGEIRRSCFRTNGPRLVDLATGDEAASP